A portion of the Methanofollis sp. genome contains these proteins:
- a CDS encoding PEGA domain-containing protein: protein MKTEYCGILILLIALVAGVAADESVPALPHEFWGTVTIDGSPAPAGTEITAMIGDTRGGSVTTTVAGIYGSSTTMEGARLVVSGTDGQEGQIVTFLVSGQAAQETATFTPGVVTHRDLHVRTTPETGSIAVTSVPSGVAISLDGVTTGQVTNSTLANIPVGEHTVSVTLSGYRAASKTVTVSSGQTASVHFVLEKETGSISVTSVPAGATISLDGVSTGQVTNGTLANVPVGTHTITVTKVGYLDASSQVTVVRDQTASVHFNLEKPVDPPVANFTAAPTDGAVPLSVQFTDLSTDATAWLWSFGDGAVSTTQHPTHTYTSIGRYTVTLIVTNTAGTDALVRPRFISVRDVPPAPPEDETDYVFDSEGMNITFSGGQQQVLFNATAGNGTVSGDAILLSTGNLNLTLRTDGLSTNGTVSTGNVTGVLLESSRPSTAPLGDVGNVSVAFNASMNVYNPDLRIKTSIYDKPSDGASTAFTLAAADEGLNLTSTAYAVYFTKTNLGANDTISDAYLHLTVSPEWVNAHGGTDAIRIFRQGDDGVTSVLETTYLGLDTDGMMIFEAYSPEGFSAFAVGATKAAATPEPTSPSSSSHSSGGGNSVKPTTSTGTAPLLTASWGGVLRPYIVYVDRMFAHLSLETGVKALDKDGKPLPEVGITAISVLPSASSLTFSGYAVECSPADATFSPAIGLVFTFTADEWAALLSKAGGDPARLVVQGYNPSTGAWKELQTEVSAHTVTAPISHFSTYALLIGPAAEEPVTTAPTTTTTSVITTTTASTPVTGTGGIPLFWIALFIVVAAALIGGYAVMKRH, encoded by the coding sequence ATGAAAACAGAGTATTGCGGCATCTTAATTCTCCTCATCGCCCTCGTCGCCGGTGTAGCGGCAGACGAGAGCGTCCCCGCTCTCCCTCACGAGTTCTGGGGGACCGTCACGATCGACGGCTCACCGGCCCCGGCCGGAACCGAGATAACCGCCATGATCGGGGATACGAGGGGAGGTTCCGTAACGACGACCGTTGCGGGCATATATGGCAGTTCAACCACTATGGAAGGGGCACGCCTCGTTGTCAGCGGCACCGATGGGCAGGAGGGCCAGATCGTCACGTTTCTGGTCAGTGGACAGGCGGCACAAGAGACGGCAACCTTCACACCCGGTGTTGTGACACATCGTGACCTGCACGTTCGGACGACACCGGAGACCGGGAGCATCGCAGTGACTTCGGTTCCGTCGGGTGTGGCCATCTCCCTTGACGGGGTGACCACTGGCCAGGTGACGAACAGCACCCTTGCGAACATCCCTGTCGGTGAGCACACCGTTTCCGTAACACTCTCCGGCTACAGGGCTGCTTCGAAGACGGTGACTGTCTCCTCCGGTCAGACCGCCTCTGTCCACTTCGTCCTTGAGAAAGAGACCGGGAGCATCTCGGTTACCTCCGTTCCCGCAGGTGCGACCATCTCCCTTGACGGGGTGTCCACCGGCCAGGTGACGAACGGCACCCTCGCAAACGTCCCGGTGGGTACCCACACTATTACCGTGACGAAGGTAGGCTACCTCGACGCTTCCTCGCAGGTGACGGTCGTCCGTGATCAGACTGCCTCGGTCCACTTCAACCTTGAAAAGCCTGTAGACCCTCCGGTGGCTAACTTCACCGCCGCCCCGACCGACGGTGCCGTCCCGCTCTCCGTGCAGTTCACCGACCTCTCGACCGACGCCACGGCCTGGCTGTGGTCCTTCGGCGACGGTGCCGTCTCGACCACGCAGCACCCGACCCACACCTACACCTCCATCGGACGGTACACCGTTACCCTGATCGTTACGAACACCGCCGGCACCGACGCCCTTGTCAGACCCCGGTTCATCAGCGTCCGCGACGTCCCGCCCGCTCCCCCCGAAGACGAAACCGATTACGTCTTCGACAGCGAGGGCATGAACATCACGTTCAGCGGCGGGCAGCAGCAGGTCTTGTTCAACGCCACGGCCGGCAACGGCACCGTGAGCGGGGACGCCATCCTCCTCTCGACCGGCAATCTCAACCTCACCCTCCGGACCGACGGCCTGAGCACGAACGGCACGGTCTCGACCGGGAACGTCACCGGTGTCCTGCTCGAAAGCAGCCGGCCGTCGACCGCCCCCCTCGGAGACGTCGGTAATGTCTCGGTTGCATTCAACGCCTCGATGAACGTCTACAACCCCGATCTCCGGATCAAGACTTCGATCTACGACAAACCGAGCGACGGGGCGTCGACTGCCTTCACCCTTGCAGCCGCCGATGAAGGCCTCAATCTCACCTCGACGGCCTATGCGGTCTACTTCACCAAGACCAACCTGGGCGCAAACGACACCATCAGCGACGCCTATCTCCACCTGACCGTCTCACCCGAATGGGTGAACGCCCACGGCGGCACGGATGCGATCCGGATCTTCCGGCAAGGCGACGACGGCGTCACCAGTGTCCTTGAGACAACCTATCTCGGCCTCGATACCGACGGCATGATGATCTTCGAGGCCTACTCCCCGGAAGGTTTCTCCGCCTTTGCCGTCGGAGCGACGAAGGCAGCCGCCACACCTGAACCCACCTCCCCATCCTCGTCCTCTCATAGCAGCGGCGGCGGCAACTCCGTGAAGCCGACAACCTCGACCGGCACGGCACCCCTCCTCACCGCATCCTGGGGCGGTGTACTCAGGCCGTATATCGTCTATGTCGACAGAATGTTCGCACACCTCTCCCTGGAGACCGGCGTGAAGGCACTCGACAAAGACGGCAAGCCCCTCCCTGAGGTCGGGATCACTGCTATATCGGTCCTCCCGTCTGCTTCCTCCCTCACCTTCTCCGGCTATGCCGTCGAATGCTCCCCGGCCGATGCCACCTTCTCCCCGGCGATCGGCCTCGTCTTCACCTTCACCGCCGATGAATGGGCTGCATTGCTCAGCAAGGCAGGCGGCGACCCGGCCCGCCTGGTCGTGCAGGGGTACAACCCCTCGACCGGTGCATGGAAAGAGTTGCAGACTGAGGTTTCCGCGCATACCGTCACTGCACCGATCAGCCACTTCAGCACTTACGCCCTCCTTATCGGCCCAGCGGCAGAAGAACCGGTCACGACTGCCCCGACGACGACCACGACCTCTGTTATCACTACCACGACCGCATCCACTCCAGTGACAGGGACCGGAGGCATCCCGCTGTTCTGGATCGCCCTATTCATCGTTGTTGCGGCGGCTCTCATCGGTGGATACGCCGTCATGAAGAGGCACTAA
- a CDS encoding indolepyruvate oxidoreductase subunit beta has protein sequence MSSYDLLIVGIGGQGTILASNIIGEACLLEGVPIKGVETHGMAQRGGSVESHVRIGGTFGPLISPGGADLMIALDLMEAVRYRHYLKPQGRIIVNDHAVVPTSVFMQKLPMPARDDLLAALDGHPVTLVDAAGLAAEAGNLIVQNVVMLGAAAPHLPLKAESLEEAVRRLVPQKFLDLNLRAFALGREAGRS, from the coding sequence ATGAGCAGTTATGATCTTCTGATCGTCGGCATCGGCGGGCAGGGCACGATCCTTGCCTCGAACATCATCGGCGAGGCCTGCCTCCTCGAAGGCGTCCCGATCAAGGGCGTCGAGACCCACGGCATGGCCCAGCGCGGCGGTTCCGTCGAGAGCCACGTGCGTATCGGCGGCACCTTCGGCCCCCTGATCTCGCCGGGCGGGGCCGACCTGATGATCGCTCTCGATCTCATGGAAGCGGTGCGATACCGCCACTACCTCAAGCCCCAGGGCAGGATCATCGTCAACGACCACGCCGTCGTCCCGACTTCGGTCTTCATGCAGAAACTCCCGATGCCCGCACGCGACGACCTCCTCGCCGCCCTCGACGGCCACCCGGTCACCCTGGTCGACGCCGCTGGCCTCGCCGCAGAGGCGGGCAACCTCATCGTCCAGAACGTCGTCATGCTCGGCGCCGCCGCCCCCCACCTCCCCCTCAAGGCGGAGAGCCTGGAGGAGGCGGTCAGGCGCCTCGTGCCGCAGAAGTTCCTGGACCTCAATCTCAGGGCCTTCGCCCTCGGCCGCGAGGCCGGGCGGTCCTGA
- the iorA gene encoding indolepyruvate ferredoxin oxidoreductase subunit alpha, with protein sequence MAKQYLLGNEAIAHACIEAGLDFASGYPGTPSSEVIDTLRAQKKREFYIEWSVNEKVAFENALAASWCGQRSMVTMKHVGLNVAADPLLTSAYTGAKGGFVVLSADDPYAHSSQNEQDTRRYAHFAKLPCMNPSSVQEAHDMMKDAFALSEQVGLPVLFRPTTRICHSKGDVDLGEVSDEHRTGVFEKDPKQYVVIPAHTRVLHKKLNEKQPMVRKAVMDLGYNTAEVRGETAVVASGIAASYVQEVIPEGVSFMKVGCFPIDGAWMEAFVQQHKKVLVVEEGAPIVEERLRQLACGVEVFGQMNGAVPMEGELSPAAVAASMVKAGILKDNPFQSPAPAEGLPPRPPILCAGCGHRATFYAMKKVFPDGIFPSDIGCYTLGLQLGTVDTTICMGASVTVGSGIANAGEKRPVVATIGDSTFLHTGIQGLLNAVYNGADMTLVILDNRITAMTGHQPNPNTGETAMGEASVPISLEAICRACGASFVETIDPYDLTATLEALKAAKARAGTKVIIARQACVITARRAGVRRAHYRVDPETCTACGACLRFGCPAIGKDADEKAEINELCSGCGVCADICPAGAIVKEGRK encoded by the coding sequence ATGGCTAAACAATACCTCCTTGGAAACGAAGCCATCGCGCACGCCTGCATCGAGGCAGGCCTCGACTTCGCGAGCGGCTATCCGGGAACCCCATCGTCCGAGGTGATCGACACCCTGCGGGCGCAGAAAAAGCGTGAGTTCTATATCGAGTGGTCGGTGAACGAGAAAGTCGCGTTCGAGAACGCCCTCGCCGCCTCCTGGTGCGGCCAGCGGTCGATGGTCACGATGAAGCACGTCGGCCTCAACGTCGCCGCCGACCCCCTGCTGACGAGCGCGTACACCGGGGCAAAGGGCGGTTTCGTCGTCCTCTCAGCCGACGACCCCTATGCACACTCCTCTCAGAACGAGCAGGACACGAGGAGGTACGCCCACTTCGCCAAACTCCCCTGCATGAACCCGTCGAGCGTGCAGGAGGCGCACGACATGATGAAGGACGCCTTCGCCCTCTCCGAGCAGGTCGGCCTCCCTGTCCTCTTCCGCCCCACCACCCGCATCTGCCACTCCAAGGGCGACGTCGACCTCGGCGAGGTCTCGGATGAGCACAGGACTGGCGTCTTCGAGAAGGACCCGAAGCAGTATGTGGTCATCCCGGCCCACACGAGAGTCCTCCACAAGAAATTGAACGAGAAACAGCCCATGGTCAGGAAGGCCGTCATGGACCTCGGCTACAACACCGCGGAGGTGCGGGGCGAGACGGCCGTCGTCGCGAGCGGCATCGCCGCCTCGTACGTGCAGGAGGTCATCCCCGAGGGCGTCTCCTTCATGAAGGTCGGGTGCTTCCCCATCGACGGCGCATGGATGGAGGCATTCGTCCAGCAGCACAAAAAGGTGCTCGTCGTCGAGGAGGGTGCGCCGATCGTCGAGGAACGCCTCAGGCAACTCGCCTGCGGCGTCGAGGTCTTCGGCCAGATGAACGGCGCCGTCCCGATGGAGGGCGAACTCTCCCCCGCGGCCGTCGCCGCCTCGATGGTGAAGGCCGGCATCCTGAAAGATAACCCCTTCCAGAGCCCTGCCCCTGCCGAAGGCCTCCCGCCCCGCCCTCCCATCCTCTGCGCCGGGTGCGGACACCGGGCGACGTTCTACGCCATGAAGAAGGTCTTCCCTGACGGGATCTTCCCCTCAGACATCGGTTGCTACACCCTCGGCCTCCAGCTCGGCACGGTGGACACCACCATCTGCATGGGCGCTTCGGTGACAGTCGGGAGTGGCATCGCCAACGCGGGCGAGAAGAGGCCGGTCGTCGCCACCATCGGCGACTCGACCTTCCTCCACACCGGCATCCAGGGCCTCCTCAACGCCGTCTACAACGGCGCCGACATGACCCTCGTCATCCTGGACAACAGGATCACCGCCATGACCGGCCACCAGCCCAACCCCAACACCGGCGAGACCGCGATGGGCGAGGCAAGCGTCCCCATATCCCTGGAGGCGATCTGCCGGGCCTGCGGGGCGTCCTTTGTCGAGACCATCGACCCGTACGACCTGACCGCCACCCTCGAGGCCCTGAAGGCGGCAAAGGCCCGTGCGGGCACGAAGGTGATCATCGCCAGGCAGGCCTGCGTGATCACGGCGCGGCGTGCCGGCGTGCGGCGGGCGCACTATCGGGTCGACCCCGAAACCTGCACCGCCTGCGGCGCCTGCCTCCGCTTCGGGTGCCCGGCCATCGGGAAGGACGCGGACGAGAAAGCGGAGATCAACGAACTTTGCTCGGGCTGTGGGGTCTGTGCGGATATCTGTCCTGCCGGGGCCATCGTGAAGGAGGGGAGAAAATGA
- a CDS encoding winged helix-turn-helix domain-containing protein translates to MAPDYNMSDLDRANDEFVQLAKKYNLNPAMLKDIVIQRNRGMNNAQIAQHLGINRNTVNKYVNTLDQMDQEELIELLGLICLIGAGAYLFLQFLRSLGGNQ, encoded by the coding sequence ATGGCACCGGATTACAATATGAGCGATCTGGATCGGGCTAATGATGAGTTCGTCCAGTTAGCAAAGAAATATAATTTGAATCCTGCTATGCTCAAAGATATTGTTATCCAGCGGAATAGAGGGATGAACAACGCACAAATCGCACAGCATCTCGGCATAAACCGCAACACCGTAAACAAGTACGTCAATACTCTCGATCAGATGGATCAGGAAGAGTTAATTGAACTTCTGGGGCTCATTTGTTTGATTGGAGCGGGAGCATATCTGTTTCTTCAATTCCTAAGATCTCTTGGAGGCAATCAGTAA
- a CDS encoding N-acetyltransferase: MEVKPILTNKKQFLDLLLLADEQEDMIDRYLERGDMFALYDGDLKSICVVTQEGDAVYELKSIATAEKYQGRGYGTFLVKYILDYYRDRCKTMFIGTGEITAILRFYENCGFKISHRVKNIFLDNYDHPIFEDGVQLRDMVYLSIDV; encoded by the coding sequence ATGGAAGTTAAACCGATTTTGACCAACAAAAAACAATTTCTCGATCTGTTGCTGCTGGCCGATGAACAGGAAGACATGATTGATCGGTACCTGGAACGGGGAGATATGTTCGCTCTCTATGATGGCGACCTGAAAAGCATATGCGTGGTCACGCAGGAAGGTGATGCCGTCTATGAATTGAAAAGCATAGCAACCGCTGAAAAATATCAGGGTCGGGGTTATGGTACGTTTCTTGTGAAATACATTCTCGACTATTACAGGGACAGATGCAAAACGATGTTCATTGGGACGGGTGAGATAACTGCGATCCTTCGATTTTATGAGAATTGCGGATTTAAGATCTCACACAGGGTCAAGAATATTTTTCTGGATAACTACGATCACCCGATTTTTGAGGATGGCGTTCAACTCAGAGATATGGTTTATTTGAGCATTG